The Carassius auratus strain Wakin chromosome 7, ASM336829v1, whole genome shotgun sequence genome contains the following window.
ttatttatataatactaCTCGAATATCTGTGTTTATTTGCAGATTAATTGGTTTGACACTAATTGTAACtggattaaatatattatatatatataaagcacgaCAACAGATTTTGATAGCACAAAATGGAATATTAAATAGATGGCATAATAATTATTGTCTTGCATAACTACGACAAAGGCGATTATATCAGTTATTCAAACGTAGTCATCTGAATCGATATAAAATGGATGTAGATTTCAAAACAGACGGGTAtcgagatttttttattttacatctatTTTATGGGACATGTAATAAATAGTTTTGAAAATTGCATACTTGGAAACTTGAACTTTTGATTCATCGCCAAACAATTCTCTCGTGGTTTTGAATGTCACCTCAAAGCGCGTTTTCAGCTAACGTTACAATCGAAACGTGTCGTTATTTTTCTGCAGAGTTCTATTTCGTCACACCGTCACCTAAAGATGTCATTCGACGAACCAACGTTCTGAATTTCAAATAACGTAGAATTGACAACTTTAACCGTCGTTTCCATGTTAGACAATACAGTTTCATTCCTGTCTACATTCTTTCAATTGAAGAAATCGCTCTGAATATTTCTAACGTCGAAATCCATTATTTTACGGAGTGAGTTAAAAGAGGGTAAAGTAGTGCTTGAAGCTTGCTTGTGGGTGAGGGGACAGCAACAGAGGGGAGTGGTTCAGAACATTAGAGGCACCGAGAAATCATTGTCTTTAAAAGCTAACATATGACAAAGACTAGAAGACTACTTTATTCGGTTTGCTTTATGCTGTCAATATATTCAAAGCATCGCTTAAGTTGCTTGCACGTTATCCCGCGGGTTCCCACACGTTTTGGAGGTAACGTTAGTTTGCTTAACTATAGTAAGGAagtatgtttgctttttttttacacaaaagaaAAGTACTGAAACAGTTTACCATAAACAACATATAAAATTGCCAACGCCTcgtatttatataaaacatgttttacatattttgtaaaagtaccattactttggtgttactttaataaaaaataaaacacgcaGTCAGTGTATAATGAATGATAAAGGGGACACATTTCGACGAAgtttgtgaaaaaatatgtaaCGTTAGATTACAAAAACCTTACaataattacacaaataaaatagtaataattgcTTACCTTTCATGAAAATCATTTTCCAGTTcccaatatttgtaaaaaaatatatatatatcatagtcGTTAAAGTAATGAAGGGTCCTGaggtaagaataaaaaaatatatgataatcATCATAATGAGGAATAATGTAGCTGTTACAAGAGTTCCAGTCACTGAGGCTCTGAAGTTTGAAAATGGCGCCAATGTTCCACTGCAGCAGCTCTACCACTGTGATGACACGggacagataaaaaaataaatataaattttcctcagtgaaaaataattttttccacAAAAGAATTTATTGCATATTGGTTAACATAAGCCATTCTAGTTATTCTTAGTTGAATTGTTTGTttctataatttataattattttttgataGTTTTTAATAACCGTCAGGTCGTTTCTTAGCCGCGGTGCAGGTCGggaatgttttcttttaaatttccAAGCTAAAATCTTGAATGGTCACAATGTCGCCCCCTGTTGTTGTTATCTGTGTATTTTCTGAACTGGCATCGTACTGTCAATGTCACGAGCTTGTTTTTTGCCTTATGAATCGAGAAAAATTGCTTAGTCTCACTATATTTTACAAATCTAGCAACATATTATTACGAGAAAAGTGCACAGAGCCAGATATATAATGTCCAGGACAAGGTCAGAAATCTGTGACAAAAATGCAGCAGATGTTTACCAGGgtccaataataaataaatatttggccctttttttatatatatttttttatctatccttactctctttctttatctttgtcTAGTTAGGAGTTTAGTATAGGTTTAATTTATTCGAAACAAACAGATATGTTTTATATGGTAAAATCTAGAAATATCTGAATGATCAATTATGACAACATCTATAAGAAAAAATCTCTTCCATATTAAAACATATGATTCTCAATATACATGATCTGTGCATCAGTAGCCTACTATCATGACTTTATCATGTATAGTACATCATAATTTACTGCAGAAGCAAATTGTACGTAGATCTTGTAAGATTAGAAAGAGTTACATTATTATGCCGTCAAGGTATTTCATCTATACAATGCATTCTTCCATTCAGAAATGTTTACAATTAGACAGGCTCCTTTGTTTCAGAAAATCTTGCAACAGGACAGCTGATCATTAACCAATGTAATACCAAGTAGTAATAACAGTCTATGAAGCTGAGGTCTTTCGTGGATCATCTGGtttaaacttattttagaaaGACGGAAGGACAAAGGGTAGGCTGCTTGTGCTGTTCTGATGTACTCATGTCCAGTGTATGTAAAAAAAGCCACTTTGTAAGTatgctaaatgaatgaattataaaGACATGTATTTAGAACAATCAGTATTTTCAAATAGGcctatgtaaaacatttttttaccttatacttataaagaaatatattgtaAACAAGATGCCCAAACGGACACTTTGACCCTTAAGAATTTTATTCTACAATAAATTTAGATTCTgtacacacacaaagacatcCCAATCTGAAAGAGTGCTTAATAATGTATAGTGACTTCAAAAGATCACAGTCATAATtagattttcatttaaacaggttcagaaaatgtttattagAACAGTTTAATTATTCACAACATGACATATTAATCCATGACAGCGCTAAACATAGACCCTGCACGAAATGTGTCCACCCTGAGGTATGCCAACAACTGCAGACATAAGACACCTTATAAATTAACTTATtattctatatatgtgtgtgtgtttgcaattactaaaactaaatcaatattcaaccttatacatatacatacacaataactaatatatatatatatatataaactaaccaCCCAGGCAATCAACAAGTAAAACAATCTTTAAGGGGTCTTGAAAATACAAAACTACAAGATCCTCCATGTTTAATGTGAACACACAGAAATATACAAATACAGAGAATATAACAAAAACATctgtttgtttcaaataaatcccATATGAAGGCAGGTCCACCAGGTTCACTTGTTGATGTCCTGGGCTGTCACATGTTTACCTGCTCATTGCTTAAGGCAGGCctctgtgtgtattttttttatctgttggacCATTTTCCTTGTGGTTCCTTATCTCTTCAAATtcattctcctcttcctctcctttTCCCAGCATTTTAAGTGGCCATAGCAGGCCATGATGGGCATGTTCAGGTTTTTGACAACAGGGCCCGTTTTTCTCTTTAGTAAGAAAGTAAAGTAGTGCATTCAGCCAGGCATTGAATGATGCCAGCGGTCGAGTGATTTTATAACAGATGGAAACCATGCGCAAGGTGTGGCACTGCACCTTACTCGTCACTTTCAGTAGTAGGAAAATAGTGCGAGTGACATGGAAGGGGAAGAAGCAAAGAGCAAAGAGGAGAGTGATGGTAATTATGGTCTTGATGGACTTGCGCCGTCTGTTGACATAAGGTGATTGAGCCCCCAAGATGATTGACATGCCCTCTCCCCCAATTCCTGCGACACTTTCACAGCCCGTCCCACTTCTGACTCTTTGAGGAGGAGGAGGTTGAGAGTGCAGCGTCCGAAATATTGTTAACACTACACGTGAGTAGCACCAGGCAATGATGCTGAACGGCACAAAAAAGCCCAAGAAATGAAGCGTGACCCCATAAGGGATGTAATCATGGAATTCTTTATCAATTGCATCATCCCAGCAATTAATGAACATCTCCCTCGAGCCCTTACCTTCACGTGGAAGATTCTGTGTCTTTGCAAAACGGAAAATTGGGCATGTTAGTGCAAAAACGGCAATCCACACCAGAACACAAGTGCCCTTAACTGCTCGTTTGGTCTCCAAGGTGATGGTCTTCATGGGGTGGCAGATGCCTAGGTAGCGGTGCACTGATATGCAAGTGAGGAAGAAGATGCTGCAGTAGAGGTTGAAGTAGAAGAGGAAACGCACTAGACGGCACATGAAGTCTCCAAACACCCAGTCGTCCCGCATGACATAACTGGCCACCAAAAAAGGCAGGGATAAACCATACATGAAGTCTGTTGTGGCTAGGTTCACCATGTAAATCAGGGACGCGTTCCAGTGCCTGGTGTGTCGAAAGGAACGGTAGAGAACCACAAAGTTAAGGGTTATACTGAAGACAAATGTAAAGGAGTAGCAAATGGGCAAGAAGATGTACTTGTAGGACTCATCAATATTGCAGGAGGCAGCAACTGAAGAGTTGTTTGAGGAGGAAAGCTGGGCATCTGCCCCCTTCTCTGTTTCAAAAAAAACAGTAGGCGCACTTGTCGTCATTGTAGGCTAGTTCCTAATCGGATTCTTACGGAGCGTCCTGGTTTCATCCTCCCATTTTTATGCTTCTGAAACCACGTCTTCTCCAACGAACAAGTTTGTTTGAAGATCCAACGATCTCCTCCTTGTGGTCTAGTTTAACATCTATGAGACATACATTGGTGTTAGGATGCACAAAAAAAGTACCATCTTGCCAAAACCTTTAAAAGCAGCCGTCATCCCACACAAGCCCTCCCCGCATCCCCCTTTCTCTTTCACAATCCCTGATACTGTTTGCGCATAGGTAGGCCTATATATGCTGCTGATTCAGACCCTTTTCACTTCATTAACCCATCAAACAGTAACCACACTTCCCCTCAATGTTCTATTCTATCTTACCCACCCCTCACCCCATTCCTCACACTAGAACTCTCTATCCCATCCCTCTTCCTCGAAACAATTATAAATGATACGTTATTGCCAGCTTTCGAAACTTTCAGCCTTTGTTAAACTACGTCTAGTCTCCCTCTGGCTCCATTTGCACATTAAACATCCTTTGGGATTCTATGGATGTCATGGCTATCCCCACCTCCCGGTAAAGTTAGCGCACAGCTGACTGAGCTCATGGTGAATTGCTTATTGCCTACCACTTCTCAGACATATAAGACACTATGTAAATAAATCAGTGAGTACCTGAAGGTCACTAAATGACATTAAGGTAGTCTGCTTTGGCTGAATAAATAACAAGGTCCTTAGTTGGGGAATCAGACAACACCATAAACAGTGCAAACAACCCTTCACATTACCCACATATTGCAAGAGTTCACTGCTCTGCATAGCTGAAAACTTATTTAATAGTGAGACTAAAAAGACAAGAATATTTATAGACAAGATACACATATAAATTTAGCTGGGTAAGCAAAATATgagttttaaaattgtgaaacATCATTGACATACGCATGGACAGCGAAAAATAGCTATTACATCTGGTAATAAGCAGTTCAAAATCTTTCACTTACCTATTTCGTAGATCAATAAAATccgttttagaaaaaaaaactaagaatctCAGTACAAATAAAACCAGAGGAACACCTCTATTCCAACACAGTTACAGCAAAGTTGACTATCAAAAAGAGCAAATCGAAGAAGATCTGGATGCAGTGACGGCTTAGTCTTTCAGCCCTGAATATTTCCCTTTCACATCAGTTCCATGAACTATTTTGACCATTCTCTCAATCCAACCCTCCTTGGTCATCTCTTGCTCCATGATCTGTCCCTCCCTCTTTCTTCTTTCCTCTATTAGTGCTGAGCTGGCCTTTTGACAACACAAACTCTGGCTAGGCAAAATACACACAGTAGAATAGAGCAATATTATACCAATTTAACAAAACAGAACACATATACAATCTTACTGAATTCCTTTTTAttccacaaaataatatttaagtatttcaCAAACAGTGACACAAACAATCCAGTTATGGATATTTAAATCAATGTacgtacacacatatacattgtagcattttatGAGCCATGTCTTAACATGTGAGGCTTGGCATAATTGGCTTTGGAACgaaaaaattaaagtaatattGAGCAAAAGAGCATGTCATGAGATACTGTATATTGTCTTTTGCCGCTTTGTTGCTTTATCAGTTAGATCTTGCAACTGTAAGAGTGTAAACTGCAGTTTTAAACCCTCATCTGTGTCTTACAAATGTCAAGAATAATACTGTAAAAGTCTGAAAAAGTCTTTTGAAGTGATGATGGAGTGCTGCAGCTTTTCACAGTGAAGTCAATTAGTTCAGGCAGCTCGCGGACAGTCTTGTAAAGGAAGGGTCCCGTCATTTTGTTCTTTAGTGgaaatacttgttttttttttgcgcatCAGAGTGATGTCATATCTTGTACCTCCAGCAGCATGGCGTCTTGCTCTGTTCTCAGTTGGTCCCTTGTGAGAAGTCGACCCACCAGCTCTGAACTGAGgtctacacacatacacagacttgCTCAATTATTCACAACAGACATCAGCAATTTAACGCAATATGTAAAAGAATACTTAGGCTTACCATGAATGTCTTTGCTTAGTGAGGTCCTCAGCGCTTTCAACTCCTTCAAGCTGAAATTCTTCAAGTCATTTCTTTCGTAGTGCTTCCTTTCTCTGACAGCCTCACTGGGAGCTATAGTCTGTGATTGGGGTTTAGGAAAGTTCAATTACAACTTTGCATTTATAcagaaacattcaaaagtttagggatggtaagatttaaaaatgtttttgaaagtctcttatgctcactaaagctgtgtttatttgataataaacagtaaaaactgtattatgtttgtattatatttgtacttattgtaaaatgtgttttattcctgtgatggcaaagctgaattttcagctgccattagtgtcacatgaaccttcagaattctgtgctgatttggtgcacaaaaaaccttattattattaccaatgcTGAAAACCCTTGTGCCgcttaatattgttgtggaaactgtgattattatttttttctggattctttgctgaacataattttcaaaagaacagcatttatttaaaaatgataattattttttttatatataaatgtaaaagtctttactgtcagcTTTGATAAAATTAAcgcatccttgctcaataaaagtattaatttctttaaaaataaatcttactgaccccaaatatttgaatggtagtgtaatgaACATGGCATCTACACACCTAATAGAAAATAATACCTAACTATTTGAATAAGTGTGCTTGAAGTTATGAGTATGTGCTCTTTTCTAACCTGTTTGTGCTCCAATCTCAATTTATGTCTGAGTACACTCAGCGCAGCTCTGACATCGTTCTTGAACCCTCTTGATTTGCTTTTCTTAGCCGATGCAGAGCTTGAACTACTTTCTTTCTCTAACCTCTGATTGCTGCCACTCTTACTGGACTGTTTTGCCACCTGAAAAGGTAACAAAGAGCATTAAAAGCAAGTATTAATCATACCAGGTTATCCCATCAATAACAGACATGAACAAAGATGTGTCTTAAATATAACATTGTTTACATTACAGTGTGTTGATTAATTGTGAAAATGTCAATATTGCAATTTATTGTACCTTGTTCTTTGCCTCcatttcctcttcttcctcttcactTTCACTGTTGTTAATGAAGCAAAGCTGTAGATTCATCTGGCTCTGAAGCCTATAATAATAAAGCACTTTTGCTATAGATTTTATTCAAATTGCGAGGAAGTGAACAGAAAAGTAGTTGAGATTTATGAAATCTGCATGACCTTGTTGTCAGGGCAGTCAGGCGACTGTTGCAATCGTCCTCCATGTCCTCATAGGTTTCTCTGTGACTGCTCAGCCCTCTGATTTCTGGCCAGTCTACTGTCAGCCTGTCTAAGTCCTGCAGAAAAACATCCCAGCATAAATTCACTGTGGCTGTTATGGTAGATAAGTAGTCAAGGAGTATAGTAAAAAGAACTGTAGCACTTGCTAATCCAAAACATGAAgtgtcatttgttttttaatcttttaccgTTTAATGCACATTACTATCTTTACTCTCTTTCAGACCTTTTCCCTCTGTCTTCGCTCTTCTTGTTGCTTCTCAAGTTCAGCAATACGGAGACTCAGATCCTcccagtgcatgatgggtaaGCCCAGGTCATCATCAGGGTATCCCTCTTGCCATAATAAGGCTGCCCCCTCTGCATCCTCCTCTGTCTCATCACTCTCTTTTTCATCTCCTCTCTCccgctctttttctttttccccatCCATTCTCAAGGTCCCTAACAGAATAAGAGGGGGGATCAAGAAGACAATATATTTTAggggaaaacaataaaaaaatgtattacataacaATTCTATAACACCAAATGGTTTTAAAGGAAAGGACGTGATGTGGCATGTAGCCAGGTATGGtctcccatacttggaatttgtgctttgcatttaacccatccaagtgcacacacatgctgcggcacccggggagcagttttgggttcggtgccctgctcaagggtctcacctcagtcgtggtattgagggtggagagagcgctggtaacccccccccaccccaaccccccccccaacTGACAATCCCTGCCGGAccctgagactcgaacctgcaacctttgggttacaagtccgactcgCTAAACATTAGAGATACTAAGACTGTCTTAGTAATTTTTTAATAGAAACTGGCATCATCAGATCTGGACAGactcattttaacatttactccTTAAAATTAATTAGTATCTATGTCTGTTTATAGTACTATAGTACCATAAAGTACTAAAGTACCAGAAAGTACTTTTTAATTATAGTATGTAATTATACTATAATGTAGCACTTTTTAATTACTGTCCAGTATCTATTTCCCTTACaagaatattattcatattatattatgcatatagCAATAGTGACTAcagtaataatttaattgttaacaAATTGTACATTCTTCCTATTCAATTCTATAGGAAGCTGTGGATCATATATTACCCCAAATCCTGTTacctttttagtattttttttttaaatactatagtACTTGTTCTAGTAACTTTTAACAATGCAAAATAGTTCTGAGTTTTAACTGGACAGAATATTTATCCCTGGATATTATAAACTAGTGTGTATTTCAATACAAGTAACATTTTACTAGTAAAGCCGCTTCTCTTGCAACATCTGTGTTTTGTTGGTCTTTCACAGAATATGGACGAAACATCTCAGCATTTTTTATTTCCTAGAAACGTTACAACATCCAGAACATGAGGTGCCATCTACCGTATTAACACAGAAACTGCATTGTcccaaaatatcattaaaaatactaatttgGAAATTAGGTTTAAATCATAAACaggaatatatttacatattttacgtAATTTATACATTCCAGTTATTAAAAGGCTTTTTAATGTAGCCGTGTGCTTTCACGTTTGGCCACGTATTGCCCTGAAACAATGCATCCTAAAACTTCTGTGTTGCTTAGTTTTAGAGGTATACTTACTTTTTTGGTGGAATGTGTTTGTAAATTATGCCTTGCTCTCCAACAAGTCAAAAAACATAAATTTCCATAGTTTTCTTAGACTTTAAATCTTGTTTTCCTCAGCGCTGTCCCGTTACGCGCCCTCCTCGTCTTCGTTTTCCTTTTCACTCTTTTTCATCCATCGAGATAAATTTTCTTCCTATTTTACCCCTTCTTACACTTCGTTCTTAAGAGGGTTATATCTATTGATGTTCACCTGTTTAGTCAATACAACATTTTTGCTACTTAAATATTTCTCAACGCAGAGGGCCAAAACTAGAGGAATTTGGCGACGTTTTGTTATGAGCAGAGAACGTGAAGGGAGGAGAGAACGAGCGAAGAGTCATAAATGTAACTGCTTCAGGTGTCCAATTTCAAAATTTGCAGACATTACAAAAAATTAGATAATGCATCCTTAAAATCCCAGCAGACTGTAGTCTATAACTCCTAATAGATAGCTGTACAAAACAAGTTTTGTTTCTAAGATGAAAAGTAAACCGTTTGTGTTTAGGTGTCAAATGTCAGCAAGTCTAAACATGCCTAATTTATGAAGGCAAAATTGTAACCATCAGTGAACTGCTGAGTTCAGATTATGTTTACAGAACATTAAGATAAACCCTCGGATGATGATAAAACATCCTTTAAAACTTCATAATTcaaggaaaatacattttaaatgcataaaaaccgATTAGACGTGGATGTTTTTGTATTTCCTAATCTCAAATGGTTTATTGAAGCGAGTTAAAGGTGGTTGGGATAGATGTGGATAGTGTTTTTGTATAAATAGACAGTCGATGAGCTCTTAATATAAACGAACGAAGTGCATAAAGTTTGTTTCAAACTCTTCATGACGTTGCACTCGGCACTTCAGTCACTCTACTTCCGCTTCCTCTAAAGTCAGCTGATTTAATCGGGTGACTGTTGACACCAATCGCACCGAGGCTAGAACATTTAAACAAAAGTAACTTTTAAAGTTGAAATGACTGTTgcataaagtttattttatttgaaacggTCCTCTGGCATCTCTCCGAGTAACTGAAATCTGATAAACTTCTATTATAGAATGGCTTCTTTGCTTTTCTGCGGTCCTAAACTGGCAGCATGTGGACTGGTCCTGAGCATTTGGGGTGTCATTATGCTGGTAAGTTAAGTTAATTCTCTATTTTGTCACTATTCTTGTGTTTTCTATGCTGAAAGGTCTCTAAAATACGTTAAGCACATCTTAATTTTGGGGGGGACTGTAGTAAATTGCCTTCACACATAATTTCAACAACAATACAGGGTTCTTGTTGTCCTGGGAAACTTAGAAATGTCAGGGAATCATAAAAGCTTGATTCACAAGCCTGTTAAAGTGATGGgaatttcaataaatatttatttagctagAAATTGCTCTTTATGAgggttataattataaaaatattgatattgaaAATCCTTACCAATTCACTACAAACTACTAAAAATCAAGTAGTAAAATTTAAACATAAAGGTGTGGGGGCGCTAAATATGAAAACTAGCAGACCGTTCCAGTGAAGGGAGAAATACGGCCCTATATGATTATCAAAATGTCTTATTCCTCTTAGGCAATGCTGGGGATTTTTTTCACCACACATTCAGCTGTGCTCATAGAGGATGTTCCTTTCAAAGATACAGACATGGAGGACGGGTGGGTTCCTTTTGCTGTTTACTCATTTAATCACACTGGAAAACAAGTCTGTCTAGCATGGGGAATGACACATTCTCAAGACTTTATGATAGAAGCTCTGACAGTCCAAAATGTAGTCTTGTCAAAGGGATTTTGGCTCTTTTTTCTTACACTCTTTTTTCTCATTTCAGGCCAAATGCACTGCAAAACATCTATGGTTTGTACAACCAAGTTGGATACAATTGCTTCATCGCAGCAGCAATCTACGTTGGCATTGGAATCCTGTCATTTTGTCAAGTTCGCCTGAACAAGCGCAAGGAATATCTGGTGCATTAATACCACCTAGTTATTGGAGTATTACTCTACCTCTAAATTCCTTAGTTGTCCTTGTATTTACTAATGCTGCATTTGCCTTAAAAATGAAGCCTTAAATGAGTGTAGATATTTAAGTTTGAATGATGATCTATTTTACTGTGCTTTTCTTTATCGCCTTTCTATCTTGAAGCCTATCATAAAATTATCATGTGTGCGCTTATTCATTATGATTATGTGGTACCTCCCCAATTTGACTTTTATAGTCCTCTTTTGATCAGTAGACCAACcagacataaataaaatatttaattgtgattttatttatacTTAAACACCTATCATATATTAATTCTGTTTAAGTAAATGTTGATTGGAATTTTACATGGTCACAATGGTTCTGTTGTTGCAATAAATGACTCAAGATTTTGCCGAAGTATGTATGTCACTATAGGAGTAGATAAGTGTAGACCTTGTCTCTCAGTCAACATGGGTTTAAAATTTTAGATGAATAACTGGAAACTGGAAACAAATACTCTCATGCTTAAGTACTGAAGGTTAAATGGGATTAAAAAATtcaatacaaataatgaaaaacattttatttgctaTGGAAAGTATCTGTACAATGCATGTTTTTAAAACAGCTATAGGAAAAGTTTTGTAATGCATGATTCACTGTCCTCATCTGGAAGAAGGCTATATATGAAGTCTGTCTCAAGGCTGATGACGTGTATGAAACTACAGCAGTGAGTAAAAATCCACAGAACTCAGTTCAGCACCACTCAAACAGTGGCTTctgacaaaggtttttttttttttgaaaattaaaaaaaaaaaattctgctcatGAAAAGGAAGGTAGAAAACATAAAActacttaattatttaaaaagtgttaCAAACTAAACAAATTACATAATTATGTCACAGTATTTCTGCCATCATTCCTGAGAAAGGCATAGGTCTCAGTTATAGCTAGGAAAGGCACAAAAAAAAGACTTTGAGTGTAATCTGAATGTGTGCTAACTTTAAGATTTAGCTCAGGAAAATTCTCCCAGATGCATATACACATAAATTTGGACTGAGTGTTTTCTTTAAATGGTGATGCTATTTTCCATGCGGCTTGGGCACAGATAGAGGTACTGCAGTTCCAGTCCCTCATTCTGAGCTATTATCTGCTCCTCCAGTTCTTTCAGCTCCTTTCTGAATTTATCAATCACCCTCAAAGCAGCAGGCTCAGTAAAGTACTGTTCCACATACTGGCCCATTGGAATCTGAAGAAAAGAGAGGAAACAACTGTTAAAG
Protein-coding sequences here:
- the si:dkey-6n21.12 gene encoding schwannomin-interacting protein 1, which codes for MDGEKEKERERGDEKESDETEEDAEGAALLWQEGYPDDDLGLPIMHWEDLSLRIAELEKQQEERRQREKDLDRLTVDWPEIRGLSSHRETYEDMEDDCNSRLTALTTRLQSQMNLQLCFINNSESEEEEEEMEAKNKVAKQSSKSGSNQRLEKESSSSSASAKKSKSRGFKNDVRAALSVLRHKLRLEHKQTIAPSEAVRERKHYERNDLKNFSLKELKALRTSLSKDIHDLSSELVGRLLTRDQLRTEQDAMLLEVQDMTSL
- the LOC113105797 gene encoding P2Y purinoceptor 3 encodes the protein MTTSAPTVFFETEKGADAQLSSSNNSSVAASCNIDESYKYIFLPICYSFTFVFSITLNFVVLYRSFRHTRHWNASLIYMVNLATTDFMYGLSLPFLVASYVMRDDWVFGDFMCRLVRFLFYFNLYCSIFFLTCISVHRYLGICHPMKTITLETKRAVKGTCVLVWIAVFALTCPIFRFAKTQNLPREGKGSREMFINCWDDAIDKEFHDYIPYGVTLHFLGFFVPFSIIAWCYSRVVLTIFRTLHSQPPPPQRVRSGTGCESVAGIGGEGMSIILGAQSPYVNRRRKSIKTIITITLLFALCFFPFHVTRTIFLLLKVTSKVQCHTLRMVSICYKITRPLASFNAWLNALLYFLTKEKNGPCCQKPEHAHHGLLWPLKMLGKGEEEENEFEEIRNHKENGPTDKKNTHRGLP
- the rnaseka gene encoding ribonuclease kappa-A: MASLLFCGPKLAACGLVLSIWGVIMLAMLGIFFTTHSAVLIEDVPFKDTDMEDGPNALQNIYGLYNQVGYNCFIAAAIYVGIGILSFCQVRLNKRKEYLVH